GACGACCTTTCGTCAGGATCCTGCAACGATGGCAGCGCAGGCGTTGGCGTTGCTCGATCGACGCCAGTCTCAGGTACAAGAACCCGCGTGTAGAGCGAAAGTGGCTGCCCCGCTAATCCGCCGCCAGTCGGCGTAACGGTAGTGACGGGCGAGAGCCCGTAGATAGTGAGAACCGAGGATAATATGAAACTGATTCAACTCTCCGACCTCCATCTGACCGCGCAAGGCGGCAATTTGCATGGTCGCGATCCCGAGCAGCAGTTGAAGGCGGCGATTGCCGATATCAACGCACACCACCGCGATGCCGATTTGGTGGTTATCTCAGGCGATCTGTCCGATGACGGCAGTGCGGCATCCTATACGTTTCTGGCTGCGGCGCTGGCTGAATTGCAGCTTCCCTGGCGTGTGACGATGGGGAATCACGACGACCGAGAGGTATTTTTGGCTCAGTTCCCGACGCTGGCGGATGAAAATGGGTTTGTGCAGAACGTGACGTCTGTGGGAGATGATTGCGTCATTCTGCTGGACTCGTTGCAGGCCAGCGAGGTAGCCGGAACGCTGTGTTCTGCGCGGCTGTCGTGGCTTGAGCGACAGCTTCAGGCTGCGGAAAGCAAGAATGTGTTCCTGTTCCTGCACCATCCTCCAATGTCGATCGGGCTTCCGGCGCTGGATAGCGTTCGATTGGCTTCCGAGGCGGCAGACGCGCTGTATCAGGTGTGCCATCGTTTCGGCAATGTGCGGCATATTTCCGCAGGGCACGTGCATCGGCCTGCTAGCGGCAACTGGCGAGGAATATCGTTTAGCACGGTACGCGGCACCAACCATCAGTCCGCCCTGCGTTTCGCACCCGGATTCGAAACCAGTCTGGAAGCCCCGCAATACGCCATTTTTTTGACGACAGAAGCAGGGCATACCGTACATTTTCACGATTTTCCCTGTGGCTGAGGGCGTATCCTCTTTCGCTCATGTAGCCTGAGAGATGGTTTCGTGCGTCACAATCCCGCCATTTTCATGCTACCTCGTAGCACACGCCCGACACGGGGCGGCTCAGCGCCGCTCGCCCCGTGACCCCTGGCTTTCCGGCGCAAATTATGCCGCTAACGCGGTGCCTTCGTCGGTATTAGGCTTAACGGACCGCTTGCGACACGTTCCCTACGTGGCGCAAGCTTGAGCCGCGTCCCTGCGGCTCATCCTAAGCCTGCTATCTCCTCAGCATAATTTTTTACGCCGGATAACGGCAAAACCCACGACATCTCTGGGGTTTGCGTATAAAAGTCACCACGCCTGATCCATCATGAACTTTTTTCATTTATCGTGAGCAATCATCACGGCTTGCGTGCTGAAAAGCGTTGACTCTTTAAGTAGATTACGTCATTTTCTATATAGACGTCTAAACGTATAGACGTTTGTCGAATGATAATAACAATCACGGTCAACGGGGTAG
The genomic region above belongs to Pectobacterium colocasium and contains:
- a CDS encoding phosphodiesterase; the encoded protein is MKLIQLSDLHLTAQGGNLHGRDPEQQLKAAIADINAHHRDADLVVISGDLSDDGSAASYTFLAAALAELQLPWRVTMGNHDDREVFLAQFPTLADENGFVQNVTSVGDDCVILLDSLQASEVAGTLCSARLSWLERQLQAAESKNVFLFLHHPPMSIGLPALDSVRLASEAADALYQVCHRFGNVRHISAGHVHRPASGNWRGISFSTVRGTNHQSALRFAPGFETSLEAPQYAIFLTTEAGHTVHFHDFPCG